The following proteins are encoded in a genomic region of Necator americanus strain Aroian chromosome II, whole genome shotgun sequence:
- a CDS encoding hypothetical protein (NECATOR_CHRII.G5438.T1) yields the protein MLVRIAILFTACCWSVLGIEHNLTTNPNNVVLQIGETTNVTYHSNVPLTSNILLYFNKSDYFGTPDHIEVDQTTREGVLQVTGLKPVSSVYLDVANCTKDDASECRLDTNHAYVRISVIKSHLINLFTVIVGWMYFAAWSLSFYPQIYLNFKRKSVTGLNFDFLLLNLIGFSAYGTYNLLMYYDPVVQAEYETQHPRSPIPVLLNDVVFAVHAFTACVITAAQCFLLERDGQRVSITCIVLASILILFAVGSGIATLFKLLTVLQFVMCFSYIKMAVTLSKYFPQMYFNFRRKSTVGWSIGNVLLDFTGGTLDILQMVLQCINAADWVAFYGNPVKFGLGLVSILFDIIFIFQHYVLYRGVQVVHAEYAGIVNTEAPQSSPPGNHGPINPPDEPIFDEDMR from the exons ATGCTAGTCAGAATTGCAATACTGTTCACTGCCTGTTGCTGGTCAGTTCTAGGGATTGAGCACAACCTTACAACAAATCCCAACAACGTCGTGCTACAGATTGGAGAGACTACTAACGTCACTTATCATTCTAA TGTCCCGCTTACATCCAATATATTGTTATACTTCAACAAATCGGATTACTTTGGTACACCTGATCACATAGAAGTGGATCAAACAACACGAGAAGGTGTTCTTCAGGTGACTGGTCTAAAGCCAGTCAGCTCAGTTTATTTGGATGTGGCAAACTGCACGAAAGACGACGCTTCAGAATGTAGACTTGA TACAAATCACGCTTATGTCCGCATCAGTGTCATCAAGTCACATCTTATTAACCTCTTCACAGTAATTGTCGGGTGGATGTATTTTGCAGCATGGAGCCTATCATTTTATCCTCAGATATACCTCAATTTTAAGCGGAAAAG CGTCACTGGTTtaaatttcgattttcttctgttgaaTCTCATTGGATTCTCAGCTTATGGAACATATAATTTATTGATGTATTATGATCCAGTTGTACAG GCTGAATACGAGACTCAGCATCCCCGTAGTCCTATACCAGTACTACTTAACGATGTTGTTTTTGCTGTACACGCTTTCACTGCATGTGTTATAACAGCAGCGCAATGCTTTTTGCTAGAG CGAGATGGTCAACGAGTATCCATTACATGTATTGTGCTTGcttctattcttattcttttcgcTGTTGGATCAGGAATTGCGACTTTATTCAAATTACTCACTGTTCTACAATTTGTGATGTGTTTCTCGTACATCAAAATGGCGGTCACACTATCCAAATACTTTCCACAG ATGTATTtcaattttcgaagaaagagTACTGTTGGTTGGTCAATTGGTAACGTGTTGCTTGACTTTACTGGCGGCACGTTGGACATCCTACAGATGGTCCTGCAATGTATAAATGCTGCTGATTGGGTTGCGTTCTATGGAAATCCGGTCAAATTTGGGCTTGGACTAGTGTCGATACTGTTCgacatcattttcattttccaacaCTACGTCCTATACAGAGGAGTACAAGTTGTTCACGCTGAATACGCAGGGATTGTGAATACGGAGGCACCACAAAGTTCGCCTCCAGGAAACCATGGGCCTATCAACCCGCCTGATGAACCGATATTTGACGAGGATATGCGGTGA